From the Synechococcus sp. HK01-R genome, one window contains:
- a CDS encoding ABC transporter transmembrane domain-containing protein, with protein sequence MGVVADWPPFNELPPKHQAELAEALRPLKLRPGQKLYDHGNLPPGVALVVKGQLRLLARDEHGEPFTLQRVGPTGMVGERALLRGETGFALQAALPTKLWLMPAGAFLGACEALPQPCPALASPSLEELYAVIAASGCANLPLRQSLRDWASNQLHDSRSEQQVQLLAPGSHSLGIDAGTWLVSSTNFEGLEPGAEISGPLELFVRGKLPGRLVAQPTGWPPTRMPAVMVVGGDSLPDDEVLEPEWLESPGALVPAQTDALEDWYGRLSDDGSFPHVTGQGPIDEPMACLRMLARFFDLPFRKDVLRRILADQLQREGEAGIGLLQLAAVSELMGLRASILEVSESQLQRLPTPVVVMQEGHPLVIWQVDVEDALCSDPCAVQERRGLESLIGFGDQGKLQVLTLERSASSPTARFGLGWFLPALMQHRNILILVLIASFFVQLFALLNPLLIQQIIDAVITQGNLSSLNVLGTLLVGMAVAQAVLGALRTYLFSDTTNRIDITLGATIIDHLLRLPLGYFARRPVGEVSSRINELEKIRRFLTGTALTVMLDALFAIIYIAVMMLYSISLTFWALAVVPFFVALTAAAAPIIRAQLRAQAEANARVQSHLVETLSGMETVKGQGMELHSRWRWQQLYGGQIQAGFRNTLTSTAAGSASKFLEQLSGLLVLWIGASLVLKGELTLGQLIAFRILAGYVTSPLLRLATLWQSFQETSLSLERLSDIVDHPEEIEIAGEQLPPLPPVHGNIRYESVNFRFGNQGPLQLLNVNFEIPAGSFVGIVGTSGSGKSTLLKLLTRLYDPIDGTIRIDGYDISKVDLYSLRAQIGVVPQDSLLFDGSVLANLALTRPDSSFEDICRAAQVACAHDFIQAMPAGYSSSVGERGAGLSGGQRQRIAIARMVLKRPRLLILDEATSALDVQTEKLVTRNLMQAYRGSTVLFITHRLGALRHADQILVMDQGALVEQGNHDELMARNGRYALLYNQQEAALV encoded by the coding sequence TTGGGAGTTGTCGCCGACTGGCCCCCCTTTAATGAGCTCCCTCCAAAGCATCAAGCTGAGCTGGCCGAGGCGCTCCGGCCGCTGAAGCTCAGGCCTGGGCAAAAGCTCTACGACCATGGCAACTTGCCACCAGGGGTGGCTCTTGTGGTGAAGGGCCAGCTGAGATTGTTGGCCAGGGACGAACACGGGGAACCGTTTACGTTGCAGCGGGTTGGGCCCACTGGCATGGTGGGTGAGCGTGCGTTGCTCCGCGGCGAAACGGGTTTTGCCCTGCAAGCTGCCTTGCCTACAAAGTTGTGGCTCATGCCTGCGGGAGCGTTCTTGGGTGCCTGCGAGGCTTTGCCCCAGCCCTGCCCGGCTCTGGCGTCACCCAGCCTCGAAGAGCTCTATGCCGTGATCGCTGCCAGTGGTTGCGCCAACCTGCCGCTCCGCCAAAGCCTGCGCGACTGGGCCTCGAATCAACTGCACGACTCTCGCAGTGAGCAGCAGGTGCAGCTTCTAGCGCCCGGCAGCCACAGCCTGGGAATCGATGCCGGCACCTGGTTGGTGAGCTCCACCAATTTTGAGGGCCTGGAACCCGGAGCGGAGATCTCGGGTCCACTTGAGTTGTTTGTGCGTGGCAAGTTGCCGGGGCGCCTGGTTGCTCAGCCAACCGGCTGGCCGCCAACCCGCATGCCAGCGGTCATGGTGGTGGGTGGCGATTCGCTTCCCGATGACGAAGTGCTCGAGCCGGAGTGGCTGGAAAGCCCAGGTGCACTTGTGCCTGCGCAAACCGATGCCCTCGAAGATTGGTATGGACGCCTCAGCGACGACGGCAGCTTTCCCCATGTGACGGGGCAGGGGCCGATCGATGAACCGATGGCCTGCCTGCGGATGTTGGCCCGCTTTTTTGACCTGCCCTTCCGGAAGGACGTGTTGCGGCGGATTCTTGCGGATCAATTGCAACGGGAGGGAGAGGCAGGAATTGGTCTTTTGCAGCTGGCCGCTGTGAGCGAACTGATGGGGTTGCGGGCATCCATTCTCGAGGTCAGCGAATCCCAGCTGCAACGTTTGCCAACACCGGTGGTGGTGATGCAGGAGGGACATCCGCTTGTGATCTGGCAGGTGGATGTCGAGGATGCGCTCTGCAGTGATCCTTGCGCGGTTCAAGAGCGCCGTGGGCTCGAGAGCCTGATTGGCTTTGGTGATCAGGGCAAGCTTCAGGTGTTGACGCTGGAACGAAGCGCGTCCTCACCGACGGCGCGATTCGGCCTGGGCTGGTTTCTCCCGGCCCTTATGCAGCACCGCAACATTTTGATTCTGGTGTTGATTGCCAGTTTCTTTGTGCAGTTGTTTGCGTTGCTTAATCCACTGTTGATTCAGCAGATCATTGATGCGGTGATCACCCAGGGCAATCTCAGTAGCCTGAATGTGCTTGGTACATTGCTTGTTGGGATGGCGGTGGCTCAAGCAGTCCTCGGAGCCCTTCGCACCTATCTCTTTTCCGACACCACCAATCGCATTGATATCACCTTAGGTGCCACGATTATCGATCACCTATTGCGCCTCCCCTTGGGCTATTTCGCTCGCCGGCCCGTTGGTGAGGTGAGCAGCCGTATCAATGAGCTCGAGAAAATCCGCCGCTTCCTCACAGGTACCGCCCTCACGGTGATGCTTGACGCGCTGTTCGCGATCATCTACATCGCCGTGATGATGCTCTACAGCATCAGCCTCACGTTTTGGGCACTGGCGGTGGTTCCCTTCTTCGTTGCCCTCACGGCAGCTGCAGCGCCGATTATTCGAGCGCAGCTGCGTGCACAGGCTGAAGCGAATGCCCGCGTTCAGAGCCATTTGGTGGAAACCCTCAGCGGCATGGAAACGGTCAAGGGCCAAGGGATGGAGCTGCACAGTCGCTGGCGTTGGCAACAGCTTTACGGAGGCCAAATTCAGGCTGGTTTCCGCAACACTCTGACCAGCACGGCGGCTGGTTCCGCGAGCAAGTTTCTTGAGCAGCTTTCGGGTCTCTTGGTGCTTTGGATTGGCGCTTCCCTGGTGCTCAAAGGCGAGCTCACCCTCGGTCAGCTGATTGCCTTCCGCATTTTGGCTGGATACGTCACGAGCCCGCTGCTGCGGCTGGCCACCCTTTGGCAGAGCTTCCAGGAAACCTCTCTTTCGCTGGAGCGTCTGTCCGACATCGTCGACCACCCAGAAGAGATCGAGATAGCCGGCGAGCAGTTACCGCCTCTTCCTCCGGTTCACGGCAATATCCGTTACGAGTCAGTCAATTTCCGTTTCGGCAATCAGGGACCGCTGCAATTACTGAATGTGAATTTCGAGATCCCGGCTGGTTCCTTTGTCGGGATTGTGGGCACTAGCGGTAGCGGTAAGAGCACCCTGCTGAAGCTGCTCACGCGGCTATATGACCCGATTGATGGCACCATTCGCATTGATGGCTACGACATCAGCAAGGTTGATCTGTATTCCCTGCGCGCCCAGATCGGTGTGGTCCCTCAGGATAGTCTCCTATTTGACGGATCGGTGTTAGCTAATTTGGCGCTAACCCGCCCTGATTCTTCCTTTGAAGACATTTGCCGCGCTGCCCAGGTGGCTTGCGCCCATGACTTCATCCAGGCCATGCCTGCTGGCTACAGCAGTTCGGTGGGTGAACGGGGTGCTGGATTGAGCGGTGGGCAACGCCAGCGCATCGCCATTGCAAGGATGGTGCTGAAACGTCCGCGGCTGTTGATCTTGGATGAGGCCACCAGTGCTCTCGACGTGCAAACGGAGAAGC
- a CDS encoding peptidylprolyl isomerase: MGDVSGGELARWGLLEQVERERCIDELLRDCPLPEPERLLLLRQNLERQLGLKELEPRQAWLDRYGLVDSDLDLMAARSWQWLKWCRERWGADLQTIFLKRKSEFDRVTYSMLRLLDGELASELHLQIKEGEASFSKLASQFSGGPEKLSGGVLGPVPLSQLHPALAKLLQVSRPGQIWPPKQLEGWWVVVRLEILQAATLDSPLQERLLLDEGDLYLRERLRQPPQSQVHSLC; encoded by the coding sequence ATGGGCGATGTAAGTGGAGGGGAGCTGGCCCGATGGGGTCTTCTGGAGCAGGTAGAACGTGAGCGCTGCATCGATGAGCTGCTGCGGGATTGCCCTTTGCCAGAGCCTGAGCGGCTGCTGCTGCTACGCCAGAACCTGGAGCGTCAGTTGGGGTTGAAAGAGCTGGAGCCGCGCCAGGCCTGGTTGGACCGCTACGGCCTGGTGGATAGTGATCTGGATCTCATGGCGGCGCGCTCCTGGCAGTGGTTGAAGTGGTGCCGTGAGCGCTGGGGTGCCGATCTGCAAACGATTTTTCTGAAGCGCAAGTCTGAGTTTGATCGAGTGACTTACTCCATGCTTCGCCTCCTGGATGGCGAACTGGCTTCCGAACTACATCTCCAGATCAAGGAGGGAGAGGCCAGCTTCTCGAAGCTAGCCTCTCAGTTCTCTGGCGGCCCGGAGAAGCTCAGTGGCGGGGTGTTGGGACCTGTGCCGCTCAGCCAGCTGCACCCTGCTCTGGCAAAACTGCTGCAGGTGAGTCGACCTGGGCAGATCTGGCCTCCAAAGCAACTAGAGGGCTGGTGGGTTGTGGTGCGCCTCGAAATCCTCCAAGCGGCCACACTCGATTCTCCGTTGCAGGAGAGGCTCTTGCTGGATGAGGGGGATCTCTACCTGCGAGAACGCCTGCGGCAGCCACCGCAGAGCCAGGTCCACAGCCTTTGTTAG
- a CDS encoding PAS domain-containing protein, translating to MSTAWTPGAIAELRTKLNLPFVRADAQGLVVEFNPRFSEVYGWDASLIGQSIGEILPAEFRELHHSGFARFQLTETSKVVNHPLTLATICNDGTVISSEHYIVAEKSNDSVWSFAATLRPLEGPHAQPQ from the coding sequence GTGTCCACCGCCTGGACCCCTGGAGCCATCGCTGAGCTCCGTACGAAACTCAACCTGCCCTTCGTGCGCGCCGATGCCCAGGGCCTGGTGGTGGAGTTCAATCCCCGCTTCAGTGAGGTGTACGGCTGGGACGCAAGCCTGATCGGCCAATCCATCGGCGAAATCCTGCCGGCAGAGTTCCGGGAACTCCATCATAGCGGCTTCGCGCGCTTTCAGCTTACCGAAACCTCGAAGGTGGTCAACCACCCCCTCACTCTGGCCACGATCTGCAACGACGGCACCGTGATCAGCAGCGAGCACTATATTGTTGCTGAGAAATCCAATGACTCCGTCTGGAGTTTTGCCGCTACGTTGCGCCCCCTCGAAGGACCCCACGCTCAACCCCAGTAG